A section of the Jannaschia sp. S6380 genome encodes:
- a CDS encoding thiamine pyrophosphate-binding protein: MRHGGRILADQLKRQGVQRVFSVPGESFLAALDGLHDSGIENVVCRQEGGAAMMAEASAKLTGAPGVLFVTRGPGATNASAGLHIARQDSTPLVAFVGQIARGHRDREAFQEVDYRAFFGGLVKWVAEVDATDRIPEYVARAFAVARSGRPGPVVLALPEDMLSAEADVPDRPAVVDPVQAVPDLAPVIERLGRARAPLVVLGGPHWSAEAARDLRTWAERHGLPVAVTFRRQDYIDNASRAYAGDLNVGPNPALMKRLGGADLILALGTRLGDIATGGYEVLDPTGKAPPLIHVHPDPDVLGSVWTPEIAIAARAPDVVAALADRQDDLPGWHDRQAEAHDAYLDWIRPVPTPGAVKLERVIAHLDATLPDDAILTNGAGNYAAFLHRYYRWSRFGTQLAPTSGSMGYGFPAAIAASLAHPDRPVVCLAGDGCFQMTCNEMSTAVQHGAKPIVIVANNGRYGTIRMHQERHYPGRVSGTDLANPDFAALARAYGGQGWVVAAQDEFAPALSAALTCGTPAVIELRLDGRMLSPGASLPDGSS, encoded by the coding sequence ATGCGGCATGGCGGACGGATCCTGGCGGACCAGTTGAAGCGACAAGGCGTGCAGCGCGTCTTTTCGGTCCCGGGCGAGAGCTTCCTGGCCGCACTCGACGGGCTGCATGACAGCGGGATCGAGAACGTCGTCTGCCGGCAGGAGGGTGGCGCCGCCATGATGGCGGAGGCGAGTGCCAAGCTGACCGGGGCGCCCGGCGTCCTGTTCGTAACCCGCGGCCCCGGCGCGACGAATGCCAGCGCGGGCCTGCACATCGCGCGGCAGGATTCGACGCCCCTTGTCGCCTTCGTCGGCCAGATCGCGCGCGGCCACCGCGACCGCGAGGCGTTTCAGGAGGTGGACTATCGCGCCTTCTTCGGCGGACTGGTCAAATGGGTGGCCGAAGTGGACGCGACCGACCGCATCCCCGAATACGTCGCGCGTGCCTTCGCCGTCGCCCGGTCCGGGCGGCCGGGGCCCGTGGTGCTGGCCTTGCCCGAGGACATGCTGTCGGCCGAGGCGGATGTGCCCGACCGGCCCGCGGTGGTCGACCCGGTGCAGGCGGTCCCCGACCTGGCGCCCGTCATCGAACGGCTGGGCCGCGCGCGCGCGCCGCTGGTCGTGCTCGGTGGCCCGCACTGGTCGGCGGAAGCGGCCCGCGATCTCAGGACCTGGGCCGAGCGGCACGGCCTGCCGGTAGCCGTGACCTTCCGCCGCCAGGACTATATCGACAACGCATCCCGCGCCTATGCAGGCGACCTGAACGTCGGCCCGAACCCCGCCCTGATGAAGCGTCTGGGCGGGGCCGACCTGATCTTGGCATTGGGCACACGGCTGGGTGACATCGCGACCGGCGGCTATGAGGTGCTGGACCCCACGGGCAAAGCCCCGCCGCTGATCCACGTCCATCCCGATCCCGATGTGCTGGGCAGCGTCTGGACGCCCGAGATCGCGATCGCGGCACGGGCGCCCGACGTCGTGGCCGCGCTGGCGGACCGGCAGGACGATCTGCCCGGATGGCACGACCGCCAGGCCGAAGCCCATGACGCGTATCTGGACTGGATCCGGCCGGTCCCGACCCCCGGCGCCGTCAAGCTGGAACGGGTGATCGCCCATCTGGACGCGACGCTGCCCGACGATGCGATCCTGACCAATGGCGCGGGCAACTACGCCGCGTTCTTGCATCGCTATTACCGCTGGTCGCGGTTCGGTACGCAGCTGGCCCCAACCTCGGGCAGCATGGGCTACGGCTTTCCCGCTGCGATCGCCGCCAGCCTCGCGCATCCCGACCGCCCGGTGGTCTGCCTGGCAGGGGACGGGTGCTTTCAGATGACCTGCAACGAGATGTCCACGGCGGTCCAGCACGGTGCGAAACCCATCGTCATCGTCGCGAACAACGGCCGCTACGGCACGATCCGCATGCATCAGGAGCGGCACTATCCGGGCCGCGTTTCGGGGACGGACCTGGCCAATCCCGATTTCGCGGCGCTGGCGCGGGCCTATGGCGGTCAGGGCTGGGTCGTGGCGGCGCAGGATGAGTTCGCGCCGGCCCTTTCGGCGGCACTCACATGCGGCACGCCGGCCGTGATCGAACTGCGCCTGGATGGCCGCATGCTCTCTCCGGGGGCGTCGTTGCCGGACGGGTCTTCCTGA
- a CDS encoding 50S ribosomal protein L25/general stress protein Ctc: MAKEIPDLVAHARTGTGKGAARQSRRNGMVPGVVYGGGADPLPIEIPFNDLLAKLKAGRFRATLWNLKVEGQEDVRVIARDVQRDVVKDLPTHLDLMRLRRTSKVNLYIPVEFENVDGCPGDKQGGVLTVVRPEVELRVTAGDIPESITVDCSGMEIGDTLHISDVTLPEGAKPTIDRDFVLANMQAPSGLASQKDEDEEEVTETEVINQTAETVEGEDKE; encoded by the coding sequence ATGGCTAAAGAGATTCCGGATCTCGTGGCTCATGCCCGGACGGGGACAGGCAAGGGGGCCGCTCGTCAATCCCGGCGCAATGGCATGGTGCCGGGCGTCGTCTATGGCGGCGGTGCCGATCCGCTTCCGATCGAAATCCCGTTCAACGACCTCCTGGCCAAGCTGAAGGCGGGCCGCTTCCGCGCGACGCTGTGGAACCTGAAGGTCGAGGGGCAGGAGGACGTGCGCGTCATCGCCCGCGACGTTCAGCGCGACGTCGTCAAGGACCTGCCGACCCACCTGGACCTGATGCGCCTGCGCCGGACCTCGAAGGTCAACCTCTACATCCCGGTGGAGTTCGAGAACGTCGACGGCTGCCCCGGCGACAAGCAGGGCGGCGTCCTGACAGTCGTGCGCCCCGAGGTGGAGCTGCGCGTGACCGCCGGCGACATCCCGGAATCGATTACGGTCGATTGCTCGGGGATGGAGATCGGCGACACGCTGCACATCTCCGACGTGACGCTGCCCGAAGGTGCCAAGCCGACCATCGACCGCGACTTCGTGCTGGCCAACATGCAGGCGCCTTCGGGTCTGGCCTCGCAGAAGGACGAGGACGAAGAGGAGGTGACCGAGACCGAGGTCATCAACCAGACCGCCGAAACCGTGGAGGGCGAGGACAAGGAGTGA
- a CDS encoding TSUP family transporter — protein sequence MTDFLPGLGPWLVCLAAVILGTAIQRLTGQGYGMVAAPVVALAAPKYLPGSVLLVGLCVGAGAFWANRSAVVVQDLPWGFAGRAFGAAIAAWIAARVVGTPALPLVIGIVVWIAVLLSVAGPALPIRGRTLFAAGTTAGIMGTLTGIGAPPMALLYASVEARRSAATQNVFFAFGMTVSIGALAFVGLIGARHVIFAAALAPSVPLTIWAVRPLAVRVARRSIRPVALGLAAVAATVLILRGLG from the coding sequence TTGACTGATTTCCTGCCCGGATTGGGGCCCTGGCTTGTCTGCCTGGCGGCGGTAATTCTGGGCACGGCGATCCAACGCCTGACGGGGCAGGGATACGGCATGGTCGCCGCCCCCGTCGTGGCGTTGGCCGCACCCAAATACCTGCCCGGATCCGTCCTGCTCGTCGGGCTATGCGTAGGGGCTGGCGCTTTCTGGGCCAACCGGTCGGCGGTTGTGGTCCAGGACCTGCCATGGGGCTTCGCGGGTCGGGCGTTCGGTGCCGCCATCGCGGCCTGGATCGCCGCGCGCGTCGTCGGAACGCCCGCCCTGCCTCTGGTGATCGGCATCGTCGTGTGGATTGCAGTACTGCTGTCGGTCGCGGGACCCGCCCTGCCGATACGCGGGCGCACGCTGTTCGCGGCGGGCACCACCGCCGGCATCATGGGCACGCTGACGGGCATCGGCGCGCCGCCCATGGCGCTCCTCTATGCCTCGGTCGAGGCCCGCCGTTCGGCCGCGACGCAGAACGTCTTCTTTGCCTTCGGCATGACCGTCTCGATCGGTGCGCTGGCATTCGTCGGTCTGATCGGGGCGCGGCATGTCATCTTCGCGGCGGCCCTTGCCCCATCCGTCCCGCTGACCATCTGGGCCGTGCGTCCTCTGGCGGTGCGGGTCGCACGTCGCAGCATTCGCCCCGTCGCGCTGGGCCTCGCGGCCGTCGCGGCAACGGTCCTGATCCTGCGCGGTCTGGGGTGA
- a CDS encoding VOC family protein — protein sequence MRVEALDHLVLTVADPEATAEWYRTVLGMRIDRFDAADGTRRTALAFGRQKINLHRAGAEFEPKAARPGPGSADLCFLTDMPLGEWQDHLRRQAVAIEDGPVARTGAQGPITSLYVRDPDGNLIEIATLD from the coding sequence ATGCGGGTAGAGGCGTTGGATCATCTCGTCCTGACAGTTGCTGATCCAGAGGCGACGGCGGAATGGTATCGCACCGTGCTGGGCATGCGGATCGACCGGTTCGACGCAGCTGATGGAACGCGGCGAACTGCTTTGGCCTTCGGGCGCCAGAAGATCAACCTTCACCGCGCCGGGGCCGAGTTCGAGCCGAAGGCCGCGCGGCCCGGCCCGGGCAGCGCCGATCTCTGTTTTCTGACGGACATGCCGCTGGGTGAATGGCAGGATCACCTGCGCAGGCAGGCCGTCGCGATCGAGGACGGACCCGTCGCGCGGACCGGCGCGCAGGGACCGATCACCTCGCTCTATGTTCGCGACCCGGACGGCAACTTGATCGAGATCGCGACGCTTGACTGA
- a CDS encoding amino acid aminotransferase — MLTALTPQAPDKILALMAAYREDPRDDKIDLGVGVYKDASGNTPVMRAVKAAERRLVEEQTTKVYTGLAGDPAFAEALSKLVLGEARPADRLACVATPGGTGAIRQGLELVRMAAPGATVWLSDPTWPNHPAIAKYLGMKVRTYRYFDAETGGVDFDGMREDLDAVAAGDVVILHGCCHNPTGANLTVNQWDGVADLLVAKGSVPFVDIAYQGFGDGLDKDAAGLRHLVAKVPEALIAASCSKNFGIYRERTGLLMAIAPSAADLKVTQGAMASLNRLNFSFPPDHGARVVSMILTDDGLREDWAAELEEVRNSMLGLREQLAAALRDRVGSDRFGFLAAHRGMFSLLGATPDQVEVMRRDHGVYMVGDSRMNIAGLNATTVPLLADAIVAAGV, encoded by the coding sequence ATGCTGACCGCCCTGACCCCGCAGGCCCCCGACAAGATCCTGGCGCTGATGGCCGCCTATCGTGAGGACCCGCGCGACGACAAGATCGACCTGGGCGTCGGCGTCTACAAGGACGCATCCGGCAACACGCCCGTGATGCGCGCCGTCAAGGCTGCCGAGCGCCGGCTGGTCGAGGAGCAGACGACGAAGGTCTATACCGGCCTCGCCGGCGATCCGGCCTTCGCCGAGGCACTGTCGAAGCTCGTCCTGGGCGAAGCCCGGCCAGCCGACCGTCTGGCCTGCGTCGCGACGCCCGGCGGCACCGGCGCCATCCGTCAGGGGCTGGAGCTGGTGCGCATGGCCGCGCCTGGCGCCACGGTATGGCTGTCGGACCCGACATGGCCGAACCATCCGGCGATCGCGAAATACCTGGGTATGAAGGTGCGGACCTACCGCTATTTCGATGCCGAGACCGGGGGCGTCGATTTCGACGGCATGCGCGAGGATCTGGACGCAGTGGCTGCGGGCGACGTGGTGATCCTGCATGGCTGCTGCCACAATCCGACGGGCGCGAACCTGACGGTGAATCAATGGGACGGGGTGGCGGACCTGTTGGTGGCCAAGGGTTCCGTGCCCTTCGTCGACATCGCCTATCAGGGGTTCGGCGACGGTCTCGACAAGGATGCCGCGGGCCTTCGCCATCTTGTAGCCAAGGTGCCCGAGGCGTTGATCGCGGCGTCCTGTTCCAAGAATTTCGGCATCTACCGCGAACGCACCGGTCTTCTGATGGCCATCGCGCCGTCGGCGGCCGATCTGAAGGTCACGCAGGGGGCGATGGCGTCGCTGAACCGGCTGAACTTCAGCTTCCCGCCCGATCACGGCGCGCGTGTCGTCAGCATGATCCTGACCGACGACGGGTTGCGCGAAGATTGGGCGGCAGAACTGGAGGAGGTCCGCAATTCGATGTTGGGCCTGCGCGAGCAGTTGGCCGCCGCCCTGCGCGACCGCGTCGGCTCCGACAGGTTCGGCTTCCTGGCGGCGCATCGGGGCATGTTCTCGCTGTTGGGCGCGACCCCCGACCAGGTCGAGGTCATGCGCCGCGACCACGGCGTCTACATGGTCGGCGACTCGCGGATGAACATTGCCGGCCTGAACGCCACGACCGTACCCCTGCTGGCCGACGCGATCGTTGCGGCTGGCGTCTGA
- the sseA gene encoding 3-mercaptopyruvate sulfurtransferase → MSDDPATLVSTRWLAQRLSSPDLRVIDASWYLPDMDRDPHAEYAEGHIPGARFLDLEDVSDARSALPHMAPPAAKFMSRMRKLGVGDGHTVVIYDGAGIFSAARVWWLFRLFGQRAAVLDGGLPKWREEGRPLTSDKPTIRDRHMTVAPRPDLMRDVTEVAQAAKLGTAQIVDARGAPRFRGDAPEPRPGLRAGHIPGAHNVPYKTLFDADGTMKEGADLARAFIAAGVDLDRPVITSCGSGVTAAILNLALARLGHKDHSLYDGSWAEWGMYPDLVIERG, encoded by the coding sequence ATGTCCGACGATCCCGCAACGCTCGTCTCCACGAGATGGCTCGCCCAGCGCCTGAGCTCGCCCGATCTGCGCGTGATCGACGCCTCCTGGTATCTGCCCGACATGGACCGCGATCCGCATGCCGAATACGCCGAGGGACACATCCCGGGAGCGCGCTTCCTCGATCTGGAAGACGTCAGCGACGCGCGGTCTGCCCTGCCGCATATGGCGCCGCCGGCGGCCAAGTTCATGTCGCGGATGCGCAAGCTGGGCGTGGGCGACGGGCATACCGTCGTCATCTACGACGGCGCGGGCATCTTTTCGGCGGCGCGCGTCTGGTGGCTGTTCCGTCTGTTCGGCCAGCGGGCCGCCGTCCTCGACGGGGGGCTGCCCAAATGGCGCGAGGAGGGGCGGCCGCTCACGTCGGACAAGCCCACGATCCGCGACCGTCACATGACGGTGGCCCCGCGCCCCGACCTGATGCGCGACGTGACCGAGGTGGCGCAGGCGGCCAAGCTGGGCACGGCGCAGATCGTGGATGCCCGTGGCGCGCCGCGCTTTCGGGGTGACGCGCCCGAACCGCGGCCCGGTCTTCGCGCAGGCCACATCCCCGGTGCGCACAACGTTCCCTACAAGACGCTGTTCGACGCGGACGGCACCATGAAGGAGGGGGCCGACCTGGCGCGCGCGTTCATCGCCGCGGGGGTCGACCTTGACCGTCCGGTGATCACGTCCTGCGGTTCGGGCGTGACGGCGGCGATCCTGAACCTGGCCCTGGCGCGGCTGGGGCATAAGGACCATTCGCTCTACGACGGTTCCTGGGCCGAGTGGGGCATGTATCCCGACCTGGTGATCGAGAGAGGCTGA